TCCAGAGGAAACAGCTTAAGTACGGCATCCAGGATCTCAGGCACCGTATGACCGTCACACCGGATCACGATGCCGTTCTTCCCAACAGACTCTGCAGGGAAATTCCCGTCCGCGATCACGATCCTGTCTCCATGCCCCATCTCACTTAAAACCTTCAGCAGTTCAGGGGATATTATTTTTGGAATTCCTTTTAACATATGTTCTGCCTCTCTTCTTCCGGGACAATTTCTATCCAGTATCCGTCCGGGTCAGCGATAAAGTAGACTCCCATCTCCTTATTCTCAAAGCAGATGACTCCCATCGCTTTATGTTTTTCGTACATTTTACCGAAATCATCCACTGTAAATGCCAGATGGAATTCTCCCTCACCCAGGTTGTACGGTTCCTTCCTGTCATTCAGCCACGTAAGTTCCAGTGTAAAACCGCTGCTTCCGTCTCCAAGGTAGATGAGTACAAACGCGCCGTCCGGATCCCTCTTTTCTTTTACAGGGACGAGATCCAGCGCCTCTTTATAGAAAGCAAGGCTTTTTTCCAGATCCAGCACATTAAAGTTAAAATGATCAAACTTCACCATACAATACTCCCTCTACTTACTCTGGCTGCTCACGTCGAGGTAGAATTCATACGCCTCTTTATCCGTAGCCCCTTTGTGTACGATCATGTTAACAGCCTGGGCCATCACTTCCGGATGGGTGCTCTGGAAAATATTTCTTCCCATGTCCATGCCCGATGCGCCTTCCGATATTGCTTTGTAACAGAGTGTGAGCGCCTCATTTTCCGGCAGCTTCTTGCCTCCTGCAACGACGATCGGTACCGGACACGCGGATACGATCTCCTCAAAGTCTTCGCAATAATATGTCTTGACAATATGGGCTCCAAGCTCCGGCAGGATCCGCGTAGCCAGCTTGAAGAATCTGCTCGTGCGCTCCATCTGTTTTCCCACTGCCACAACGCCCATCGTCGGAATATTGTATTTCAGTCCCGCATCAACTGTTTTACACAGATTTTCAAGACTGTCCTTCTCTCCGTCCGCGCCGATAAATGTCTGCACTGCCATACAGCTT
This is a stretch of genomic DNA from [Clostridium] hylemonae DSM 15053. It encodes these proteins:
- a CDS encoding VOC family protein codes for the protein MVKFDHFNFNVLDLEKSLAFYKEALDLVPVKEKRDPDGAFVLIYLGDGSSGFTLELTWLNDRKEPYNLGEGEFHLAFTVDDFGKMYEKHKAMGVICFENKEMGVYFIADPDGYWIEIVPEEERQNIC
- the lsrF gene encoding 3-hydroxy-5-phosphonooxypentane-2,4-dione thiolase; protein product: MADVDGLKVAKNYHVNEPFAKNGGFHVKGMQDVDWGMKKRLSKIFQPESGHTVMLAFDHGYFMGSTAGLERLDLVIPPLMPYVDVLMGTRGAMRTCIPAENNKGIALRVSCGSSIVDEDLSHEVIGVSIEDAVRMDASCMAVQTFIGADGEKDSLENLCKTVDAGLKYNIPTMGVVAVGKQMERTSRFFKLATRILPELGAHIVKTYYCEDFEEIVSACPVPIVVAGGKKLPENEALTLCYKAISEGASGMDMGRNIFQSTHPEVMAQAVNMIVHKGATDKEAYEFYLDVSSQSK